One stretch of Prunus persica cultivar Lovell chromosome G1, Prunus_persica_NCBIv2, whole genome shotgun sequence DNA includes these proteins:
- the LOC18788567 gene encoding pentatricopeptide repeat-containing protein At3g22670, mitochondrial, whose protein sequence is MLSRFQNPNLSSISKTNIKLLRHLLCNPLCTLTEPTPVSEVTESPELPNWVKFFDTKRPEKAVLDEDFVIPSLANWVEAQKLRDPSKAVKRPLSETADTDDIDKVCRILKNGYPSLENAAQALDGCVSDLSNSLVERVLKRFSNEWVPAFGFFIWAKAQTGYRHPPEAYNSMVDILGKSENFELMWEMVEEMVKIGGGYVTLDTMSKVMRRLARAGRYKEAIDAFRGIERFGVRRDVLSLNTLMGALVKERSVEHAHEVFLEFKESIPLNPQTFNVLIHGWCKPRKLDIARNTMEEMEKHGFHPDVLSYTCFIEAYCHDKDFRKVDEVLGEMKDKACEPNTVTYTIIMHALGKAREITKALEVYEKMKRSGCVPDTSFYNSLIFLLGKAGRLKDVQEVVEDMTNQGVKPDTLTHNTLISSACAHSQEEAALKLLKNMEEESCKPDLKTYAPLLKLFCRKKRMRVLCFLLDHMFKNDVSIEGGTYALLVRGLCSNGKLENACSFFEEMVSKGFVPKDSTYNMLIKELEGKSMEKEKKHVEKLMLEAKEQEI, encoded by the coding sequence ATGCTTTCAAGGTTCCAAAATCCCAACCTCTCTTCCATTTCAAAAACCAACATCAAACTGCTGCGTCACTTGTTATGCAATCCTCTGTGCACCTTGACTGAGCCAACCCCAGTCAGTGAAGTCACCGAGTCTCCCGAGCTTCCAAACTGGGTCAAATTCTTCGACACTAAACGCCCAGAAAAGGCAGTTCTTGATGAGGATTTTGTTATCCCTTCTCTTGCCAATTGGGTCGAGGCTCAGAAGCTCAGAGACCCCAGCAAAGCTGTCAAGCGCCCGCTCAGCGAGACCGCTGATACCGACGACATCGATAAAGTCTGTAGAATCTTGAAAAATGGGTACCCATCACTGGAAAATGCTGCTCAAGCTCTGGATGGGTGTGTTTCGGATTTATCAAACAGTTTGGTGGAACGGGTTTTGAAGAGGTTTAGCAATGAATGGGTTCCTGCTTTCGGATTCTTCATTTGGGCAAAAGCACAAACAGGTTATAGGCATCCGCCGGAGGCATATAACTCAATGGTTGACATTTTAGGCAAGTCCGAGAATTTTGAGCTCATGTGGGAGATGGTTGAAGAAATGGTCAAAATTGGAGGAGGGTATGTTACTTTGGACACAATGAGTAAGGTGATGAGGAGGCTTGCAAGGGCTGGTCGGTACAAGGAGGCAATAGATGCATTTCGGGGGATCGAGCGATTTGGCGTGAGGAGAGACGTGCTGTCCTTGAACACTCTCATGGGTGCATTGGTGAAGGAAAGAAGTGTTGAGCATGCCCATGAAGTTTTCTTGGAGTTTAAGGAATCTATACCTTTGAATCCTCAAACTTTCAATGTTCTGATACATGGGTGGTGTAAACCCAGGAAGCTAGACATTGCTAGAAACACAATGGAGGAGATGGAGAAGCACGGTTTTCATCCCGATGTTCTCTCTTATACCTGTTTCATTGAAGCATATTGTCATGACAAGGATTTTCGCAAAGTTGATGAAGTTCTTGGTGAAATGAAGGACAAGGCTTGTGAGCCAAATACCGTGACATACACTATAATAATGCATGCTTTAGGGAAGGCGAGGGAGATAACTAAAGCTTTGGAGGTTTATgagaagatgaaaaggagtggttgtGTTCCTGATACTTCGTTTTATAACTCTTTGATTTTCCTTCTTGGTAAAGCTGGTAGGCTCAAGGATGTTCAGGAAGTAGTTGAGGACATGACAAATCAAGGTGTAAAGCCGGACACTTTGACGCATAATACCCTGATTTCTTCTGCTTGTGCACATTCGCAGGAAGAGGCTGCTCTCAAGTTGCTCAAGAATATGGAGGAGGAATCATGCAAGCCGGATCTTAAGACTTATGCCCCATTGTTGAAGTTGTTTTGCAGAAAGAAGAGGATGAGGGTGCTCTGCTTTTTGTTAGACCACATGTTTAAGAACGACGTGAGCATTGAAGGTGGAACTTATGCACTCTTGGTACGTGGGCTTTGTAGCAATGGTAAGCTTGAAAATGCTTGCTCATTCTTTGAGGAAATGGTGTCGAAGGGATTCGTTCCGAAGGATAGCACATACAACATGTTGATAAAGGAATTGGAGGGGaagagtatggagaaagagaagaaacatGTTGAAAAGTTAATGTTGGAGGCAAAAGAGCAAGAGATATAG
- the LOC18788520 gene encoding DExH-box ATP-dependent RNA helicase DExH16, mitochondrial isoform X1, whose protein sequence is MAASLILSRRVSSVGVSRTLHGLAGNMGPFCLHLELKVATLVDVFDKTKQYSSSSGATKFDFTDLTSPHTWYPKARSKQRKVILHMGPTNSGKTHNALKRLESSPSGIYCGPLRLLAWEVAKRLNKANVPCDLITGQEREEIDGAKHTAVTVEMADVTSHYHCAIIDEIQMLGCKTRGFSFTRALLGISADELHLCGDPAAVPLIQEILKVTGDHIEVNFYERLSPLVPMKVPLGSFSNIRTGDCIVTFSRHKIYKLKKEIENGGKHLCSVVYGSLPPETRTRQATKFNDASSEFDVLVASDAIGMGLNLNISRIIFSTMKKFDGFEKRELTVPEVKQIAGRAGRYGSKFPVGEVTCLNADDLPLLHSSLESPSPTLESAGLFPTFDLMYMYSRLHPECGLYQILAHFVENAKLSDNYFIANCEEVLKVAAVIDELPLGLQDKYRFCISPVDMDDEISSQGLTQFAQSYANTGIVRLREIFTPGTLKVPQTEAALKELESIHKVLDLYVWLSFRLEESFPDRELASSQKSMCSMLIEEFLERLGWQKPRSKRLASRTPLTSLFRKTRQFL, encoded by the exons aTGGCGGCATCGTTAATACTTTCCCGAAGAGTTTCATCTGTGGGCGTTTCTCGCACTCTCCACG GCCTAGCAGGTAATATGGGGCCCTTTTGCCTGCACTTGGAATTGAAGGTCGCAACTTTGGTTGATGTTTTTGATAAGACAAAGCAGTATAGTAGCTCCAGTGGTGCCACAAAGTTTGATTTTACAGACCTGAC TTCTCCTCATACATGGTATCCAAAAGCTCGAAGTAAGCAACGCAAGGTTATCCTGCACATGGGTCCCACGAACAGTGGTAAAACGCACAATGCTCTGAAGCGACTCGAATCAAGTCCATCTG GCATATATTGTGGTCCTCTGAGATTGTTGGCTTGGGAGGTTGCCAAACGGCTGAACAAGGCAAACGTTCCTTGTGATCTAATTACAGGACAAGAAAGAGAGGAGATTGATGGTGCAAAACATACGGCTGTGACAGTTGAGATGGCTGATGTAACCTCCCACTACCATTGTGCCATTATTGACGAAATTCAG ATGTTGGGTTGTAAGACAAGGGGTTTTTCATTCACACGTGCTCTTTTAGGAATTTCTGCTGACGAACTTCACCTTTGTGGAGATCCAGCTGCTGTTCCTCTTATTCAGGAAATACTGAAAGTGACTGGTGATCATATTGAG GTTAACTTCTATGAGAGACTTTCACCTCTTGTTCCAATGAAGGTTCCTCTCGGTTCCTTTTCTAATATAAGGACAGGCGACTGCATTGTAACTTTTTCACGTcataaaatatacaaattgAAG aaagaaattgaaaatgggGGAAAGCATCTTTGTTCTGTTGTTTATGGTTCACTCCCACCAGAGACTCGAACAAGACAG GCAACAAAGTTCAATGATGCAAGCAGTGAGTTTGATGTTCTTGTGGCAAGTGATGCAATTGGGATGGGTCTTAATCTGAACATTTCTCGGATCATATTTTCaacaatgaagaaatttgatggTTTTGAGAAGCGGGAACTCACTGTACCTGAGGTCAAACAAATTGCAG GAAGAGCTGGCAGGTATGGATCAAAGTTTCCTGTTGGTGAAGTGACTTGTTTAAATGCAGATGATCTGCCCTTGCTTCATTCATCACTAGAATCCCCATCTCCGACTCTTGAG AGTGCTGGATTATTTCCTACCTTTGATCTTATGTATATGTATTCACGTTTACACCCAGAATGTGGTCTCTACCAAATACTG GCACATTTTGTAGAGAATGCCAAATTATCAGACAATTATTTCATTGCCAACTGTGAAGAAGTATTG AAAGTTGCAGCTGTTATTGATGAGTTGCCTCTTGGGTTGCAAGATAAGTACCGTTTCTGTATAAG CCCAGTTGACATGGATGATGAAATTTCATCCCAGGGTCTTACACAG TTTGCTCAAAGTTATGCAAATACCGGCATTGTTCGGCTTCGAGAAATATTCACACCAGGGACACTTAAGGTACCACAAACAGAAGCTGCACTCAAGGAGCTTGAATCCATTCACAAG GTTTTGGATCTCTATGTTTGGTTGAGTTTCCGGTTAGAGGAATCATTCCCAGACCGTGAGCTGGCATCTTCGCAGAAGTCGATGTGTAGCAT GTTGATTGAAGAGTTTCTGGAGAGATTAGGATGGCAGAAGCCGAGGTCCAAGAGATTAGCCTCACGTACTCCCTTAACTTCGTTATTCCGTAAAACAAGACAGTTCTTGTGA
- the LOC18788520 gene encoding DExH-box ATP-dependent RNA helicase DExH16, mitochondrial isoform X2, giving the protein MGPFCLHLELKVATLVDVFDKTKQYSSSSGATKFDFTDLTSPHTWYPKARSKQRKVILHMGPTNSGKTHNALKRLESSPSGIYCGPLRLLAWEVAKRLNKANVPCDLITGQEREEIDGAKHTAVTVEMADVTSHYHCAIIDEIQMLGCKTRGFSFTRALLGISADELHLCGDPAAVPLIQEILKVTGDHIEVNFYERLSPLVPMKVPLGSFSNIRTGDCIVTFSRHKIYKLKKEIENGGKHLCSVVYGSLPPETRTRQATKFNDASSEFDVLVASDAIGMGLNLNISRIIFSTMKKFDGFEKRELTVPEVKQIAGRAGRYGSKFPVGEVTCLNADDLPLLHSSLESPSPTLESAGLFPTFDLMYMYSRLHPECGLYQILAHFVENAKLSDNYFIANCEEVLKVAAVIDELPLGLQDKYRFCISPVDMDDEISSQGLTQFAQSYANTGIVRLREIFTPGTLKVPQTEAALKELESIHKVLDLYVWLSFRLEESFPDRELASSQKSMCSMLIEEFLERLGWQKPRSKRLASRTPLTSLFRKTRQFL; this is encoded by the exons ATGGGGCCCTTTTGCCTGCACTTGGAATTGAAGGTCGCAACTTTGGTTGATGTTTTTGATAAGACAAAGCAGTATAGTAGCTCCAGTGGTGCCACAAAGTTTGATTTTACAGACCTGAC TTCTCCTCATACATGGTATCCAAAAGCTCGAAGTAAGCAACGCAAGGTTATCCTGCACATGGGTCCCACGAACAGTGGTAAAACGCACAATGCTCTGAAGCGACTCGAATCAAGTCCATCTG GCATATATTGTGGTCCTCTGAGATTGTTGGCTTGGGAGGTTGCCAAACGGCTGAACAAGGCAAACGTTCCTTGTGATCTAATTACAGGACAAGAAAGAGAGGAGATTGATGGTGCAAAACATACGGCTGTGACAGTTGAGATGGCTGATGTAACCTCCCACTACCATTGTGCCATTATTGACGAAATTCAG ATGTTGGGTTGTAAGACAAGGGGTTTTTCATTCACACGTGCTCTTTTAGGAATTTCTGCTGACGAACTTCACCTTTGTGGAGATCCAGCTGCTGTTCCTCTTATTCAGGAAATACTGAAAGTGACTGGTGATCATATTGAG GTTAACTTCTATGAGAGACTTTCACCTCTTGTTCCAATGAAGGTTCCTCTCGGTTCCTTTTCTAATATAAGGACAGGCGACTGCATTGTAACTTTTTCACGTcataaaatatacaaattgAAG aaagaaattgaaaatgggGGAAAGCATCTTTGTTCTGTTGTTTATGGTTCACTCCCACCAGAGACTCGAACAAGACAG GCAACAAAGTTCAATGATGCAAGCAGTGAGTTTGATGTTCTTGTGGCAAGTGATGCAATTGGGATGGGTCTTAATCTGAACATTTCTCGGATCATATTTTCaacaatgaagaaatttgatggTTTTGAGAAGCGGGAACTCACTGTACCTGAGGTCAAACAAATTGCAG GAAGAGCTGGCAGGTATGGATCAAAGTTTCCTGTTGGTGAAGTGACTTGTTTAAATGCAGATGATCTGCCCTTGCTTCATTCATCACTAGAATCCCCATCTCCGACTCTTGAG AGTGCTGGATTATTTCCTACCTTTGATCTTATGTATATGTATTCACGTTTACACCCAGAATGTGGTCTCTACCAAATACTG GCACATTTTGTAGAGAATGCCAAATTATCAGACAATTATTTCATTGCCAACTGTGAAGAAGTATTG AAAGTTGCAGCTGTTATTGATGAGTTGCCTCTTGGGTTGCAAGATAAGTACCGTTTCTGTATAAG CCCAGTTGACATGGATGATGAAATTTCATCCCAGGGTCTTACACAG TTTGCTCAAAGTTATGCAAATACCGGCATTGTTCGGCTTCGAGAAATATTCACACCAGGGACACTTAAGGTACCACAAACAGAAGCTGCACTCAAGGAGCTTGAATCCATTCACAAG GTTTTGGATCTCTATGTTTGGTTGAGTTTCCGGTTAGAGGAATCATTCCCAGACCGTGAGCTGGCATCTTCGCAGAAGTCGATGTGTAGCAT GTTGATTGAAGAGTTTCTGGAGAGATTAGGATGGCAGAAGCCGAGGTCCAAGAGATTAGCCTCACGTACTCCCTTAACTTCGTTATTCCGTAAAACAAGACAGTTCTTGTGA